The following proteins are co-located in the Ascochyta rabiei chromosome 8, complete sequence genome:
- a CDS encoding translocon subunit, with protein sequence MSGLRFLDLVKPFVPLVPEIQLPESKVPFNNRLVWTGLTLLVFLVMSQMPLYGIVSSDTSDPLYWLRMMMASNRGTLMELGITPIISSGMVFQLLAGTHLIDVNLDLKSDRELYQTAQKLLAILLSFGQAVVYVISGLYGQPSDLGAGICVLLVIQLIIAGLIVILLDELLQKGYGLGSGISLFIATNICESIMWKAFSPTTINTGRGPEFEGAIIALVHLLFTWPNKTVALREAFYRQNLPNVMNLISTVIVFGAVIYLQGFRVEIPVKSARQRGVRGSYPVRLFYTSNMPIMLQSALSSNVFLISQMLYSRFSDNLLVQLLGVWEPKEGSAQLFATSGIAYYMSPPLSITEALSDPLKTAVFIVYMLVACAVFSKTWIEVSGSSPRDVAKQLKEQGLVMAGHREESMYKELKRVIPTAAAFGGACIGALSVGSDLLGALGSGTGILLAVTIIYGYFEIAAKEGDMSGLKGMVMG encoded by the exons ATGAGCGGCC TCCGGTTCCTCGATCTCGTCAAACCCTTCGTCCCTCTCGTCCCCGAGATCCAGCTCCCTGAGAGCAAGGTGCCCTTCAACAACCGCCTGGTATGGACGGGTCTGACCCTCCTCGTCTTCCTGGTCATGAGCCAGATGCCGCTGTACGGCATTGTCTCGTCTGACACCTCGGACCCGCTCTACTGGCTGCGTATGATGATGGCGAGTAACAGGGGAACGCTGATGGAGCTGGGTATCACCCCCATCATCTCCTCGGGCATGGTCTTCCAGCTCCTCGCCGGCACCCACCTCATCGACGTCAACCTCGACCTCAAGTCCGACCGTGAGCTCTACCAGACCGCCCAGAAGCTTCTGGCCATCCTCCTGTCCTTCGGCCAGGCCGTCGTCTATGTCATCTCCGGTCTCTACGGACAGCCCTCTGACCTCGGCGCCGGTATCTGCGTTCTCCTCGTCATCCAGCTCATCATCGCCGGCCTGATTGTCATTCTCCTCGACGAGCTGCTGCAGAAGGGCTACGGTCTTGGCAGCGGTATCTCGCTCTTCATTGCGACCAACATCTGCGAGTCGATCATGTGGAAGGCCTTCTCCCCCACCACCATCAACACTGGTCGTGGTCCCGAGTTCGAGGGCGCCATCATTGCCCTTGTCCACCTGCTCTTCACCTGGCCCAACAAGACTGTTGCGCTCCGCGAGGCTTTCTACCGCCAGAACCTGCCCAACGTCATGAACCTGATCTCGACTGTCATCGTCTTCGGCGCCGTCATCTACCTCCAGGGCTTCCGTGTCGAGATCCCTGTCAAGTCTGCCCGCCAGCGTGGTGTTCGCGGCTCGTACCCCGTCCGCCTGTTCTACACCTCCAACATGCCTATTATGCTGCAGTCGGCTCTTTCCTCCAACGTCTTCCTGATCAGCCAGATGCTGTACAGCCGTTTCTCCGACAACCTCCTTGTCCAGCTCCTCGGTGTCTGGGAGCCCAAGGAGGGCTCCGCTCAGCTCTTCGCTACCTCTGGCATTGCCTACTACAT GTCCCCTCCTCTTAGCATCACCGAGGCGCTCTCCGACCCCCTCAAAACCGCTGTCTTCATCGTCTACATGCTCGTTGCCTGCGCTGTCTTCTCCAAGACCTGGATCGAGGTCTCTGGCTCGTCCCCCCGCGATGTCGCTAAGCAACTTAAGGAGCAGGGTCTCGTTATGGCCGGTCATCGTGAGGAGTCCATGTACAAGGAGCTCAAGCGTGTCATCCCCACTGCTGCCGCTTTCGGTGGTGCTTGCATTGGTGCTCTCTCCGTTGGTAGCGACCTTCTTGGCGCCCTTGGTAGCGGAACTGGTATTCTGCTTGCCGTTACCATCATCTACGGATACTTTGAAATCGCCGCAAAGGAGGGCGACATGTCCGGCCTCAAGGGCATGGTCATGGGTTGA